Genomic DNA from Theobroma cacao cultivar B97-61/B2 chromosome 3, Criollo_cocoa_genome_V2, whole genome shotgun sequence:
TCATATATATCTGGACAGTTCATTCTTTGTCGATCTGTGCCCAATTGCCCCAATTAATAAGTTATACAAACATCTTTTGGGTACAGATTCTCATTATACCATATATGTCTGCAGGGTATATTCTGAACTACCACCTCAATCTACTCTTTGTTTATCATCAGCACATAAACACGACCATCCTGCTCGAAGAGATTCTTAATTTGTCTTAAACTAAACAAAAATCCACCATGTCTACCAGTGTTCCTTTCAATTTTATCAGGAGAAAAcatacttaaaaatttaaccttttaacatgataaaactaaaaagaatataaatatatttgaaaaaaagaagcatataaaaatatgaatattaccTTATGATCAAAAGACAAGGCCACAGCAACACCACCCCTCGATAGAACAGCTCTAGAGTCCCCACAATTTGCCACTATCACCTTCCCGTTACCAACCACCGCCACAACCGCCGTCGACCCCACCATCTCCTCCCCCACCCTCCCTCTATTCACCTCTTCATCCATCTTCTCAAAACACCTCTCCATCGTTCTTCCCCAATCAATCCCATTTCCTTCCTCATTATCCTCTACTATTTCCTCCACCAGCACGTTATGCAACCTTTCTCCACACTCCTCCGCCACTCTGGACCCGCCGTGCCCGTCATAGACtccataaaaatcaaaaatttccCCTCCTTTGACCATAAAACCTAACTCCACTTTCACTGCATCTTCCATCTCTCTTCTCCTACCGATAATTGATAGTAACCCGTGAGACATGCACGTTAAACtttcaatatcatcttttTTCTTGCAAGTTTTCCCTCCAAAACCAGCTAAAACGATGTCGTTCTCCTCTGATGATGATTGCTTTgacgaagaagaagacaaTGAAAGCGATATATCCGTTAAACCATTGCTTGGTTTTGATCCATGAAGAAGATTCTTGTCTTTATCGCCGTTGCTGCTGCTTTCTGTGATGGTTATATTCATCATTGTCTGACACGTGTACTTCAATCTTCTAATTTCCAATCTTCTCCGGCGAGCATTCTTGGTTCTGACGACTGTAAGCTTGCTGAGTTCACCGGAATCAGATGTCATTCTCCGGGGAGCTTTAGTTGATGGAGAGTGAAGCTTCGGTATCTTCTGCGCCTTCATTTTTTTCTGCATGAAAAGCAAAGCGACAACTGGCCTAAACAGATTAAAGTTGATATAAATAGATGGAGAGAAAAGCATTGAATTCGAGCCGTTGATTTCTGCGATGCGATTGGCGGTAGCCACATGGGCTTTTTTGTACCACTGACTGGGATTTTTCAAACAGAGACGTGGATGGCAATGATTTGGTTCCAAACACGTGGAGCTTGGATCTTGGGGCTAGTGATTTGGTCGGGTGAGGGAAGGGCCCCACTAGTGATCTCTAGAAGTCGTATTACGTGGCCTCTCGTGTTTTCAGAGGGAAATGGGGCGGGTTATGCTTTTTTGGAAAGGTTTTTATTAATGTGTTTTTATCTGACAAGGAATGTTGACCCCGATGGCTTGATCGGACACGTGTTAGATCTTGCTTGGTCGCGTGTGAGATTTGGACCTCGCACATTGAGCCAGGTTTTGCCGATATAACGTGTGTGCATATCTTATTGTAAGTTTAGTCGgtgaaatagataaaaatgaaataaaataattattatgtgataatagaataaaataaa
This window encodes:
- the LOC18605733 gene encoding probable protein phosphatase 2C 51 isoform X1; this encodes MQKKMKAQKIPKLHSPSTKAPRRMTSDSGELSKLTVVRTKNARRRRLEIRRLKYTCQTMMNITITESSSNGDKDKNLLHGSKPSNGLTDISLSLSSSSSKQSSSEENDIVLAGFGGKTCKKKDDIESLTCMSHGLLSIIGRRREMEDAVKVELGFMVKGGEIFDFYGVYDGHGGSRVAEECGERLHNVLVEEIVEDNEEGNGIDWGRTMERCFEKMDEEVNRGRVGEEMVGSTAVVAVVGNGKVIVANCGDSRAVLSRGGVAVALSFDHKPDRPDELERVEAGGGRVINWNGYRVLGVLATSRSIGDQCLKPFVICKPEVTVRELTNRDEFLILASDGLWDVISNEVACRVVRRCLNGRIRRKSLENIVNENRAAEAAAVLVELAIARGSKDNISVIVVELRKPSTFLP
- the LOC18605733 gene encoding probable protein phosphatase 2C 8 isoform X2; the protein is MQKKMKAQKIPKLHSPSTKAPRRMTSDSGELSKLTVVRTKNARRRRLEIRRLKYTCQTMMNITITESSSNGDKDKNLLHGSKPSNGLTDISLSLSSSSSKQSSSEENDIVLAGFGGKTCKKKDDIESLTCMSHGLLSIIGRRREMEDAVKVELGFMVKGGEIFDFYGVYDGHGGSRVAEECGERLHNVLVEEIVEDNEEGNGIDWGRTMERCFEKMDEEVNRGRVGEEMVGSTAVVAVVGNGKVIVANCGDSRAVLSRGGVAVALSFDHKPDRPDELERVEAGGGRVINWNGYRVLGVLATSRSIELNLKDSIASHFSHGIVQFECRRSMP